In the genome of Mycosarcoma maydis chromosome 21, whole genome shotgun sequence, one region contains:
- a CDS encoding putative glutamate dehydrogenase, NAD(+)-specific — translation MAPSIDQTSRSQTSSLDDVSKIKSALLSVNSSTSRSGSHTPIDHIIANNAGYTDTVFEGKADQAAQVKKLLSNKGFIPPHLVNAEVDWFYQNLGIDDTYFALENVETVADHILALFGAKIMAYTKHSNSLEIDLEKESENGAVFIHSSQAGKSQADGPQWERRIDANYLDKSSVDKAYRLETYRSAGSVSAQSQQQLRCYFLAKCNFVEPRPAPDSPSYADIRAVSDKTFLTKASDNTLDIYQSIMDEVLRRQGPVIEMFEVEGSRERRIVIGYRMGTTNSFFSALSDLYHFYGLFSSRKYVEQFSNNVTIISIYLNPLPASNSPPIEHSIHQVMKEASLIYVLPDNPFFQPALAENTHAVQEATYAYVGWLFAQHFCNRLGQAYQALRNVLNENDSQQAAILNEIKLRFREETFTRQSIQEVIENHPTLIRLLYVHFANIHYPGGADDQELVPTLSYQRLVKEEVLDDNQMYDRIRKAANNSHERQVLEAFLFFNKAVLKTNFYTPTKVALSFRLDPGFLPEVEYPVKPYGIIFVVGAEFRGFHVRFRDVARGGIRIVRSRNRENYSINQRTLFDENYALASTQHLKNKEIPEGGAKGTILPTLDANPKLAFEKYVDAILDLLIKGQTPGVKEEIVDLLGKEEILFLGPDEGTADLMDFAAEHARARGAPWWKSFTTGKTAATLGGVPHDVWGMTSLSVRQYIIGIYRMLGLKEQEVTKVQTGGPDGDLGSNEILLSVDKTVAIIDGSGVIYDPVGLNRQELVRLAKARKMISEFDASKLSANGYRVLVEQNDIKLPTGEVIPDGVAFRNSAHLRFKADLFVPCGGRPEAINISNVNQLFDQDGKPHFKYIVEGANLFITRQARLELEKRGVILYPDASANKGGVTSSSLEVLCGLSLEDAEYVESMLFKDGKPTNFYLSYVRDIQTIIGRNARAEFEAIWRENIETGKPRSTISTELSTTLNKLSEELEATDLFSNEQLRSAVLGQVFPPTLIKKVGLAKLIERIPEAYARSAFAAKVAASFVYANGPNASHVDFYKHISTLLAPQLASAPAAQQ, via the exons ATGGCTCCCTCCATAGACCAAACCTCTCGTTCCCAGACTTCGTCCTTGGACGATGTCTCCAAGATCAAGTCGGCCCTCTTGAGCGTCAACAGCTCTACCTCCAGGAGTGGTTCACACACCCCCATCGATCACATTATCGCTAATAATGCTGGATACACCGACACCGTTTTTGAGGGCAAAGCTGACCAGGCTGCCCAGGTCAAGAAGCTCCTCTCCAACAAGGGATTCATTCCCCCTCATCTCGTCAACGCCGAAGTTGACTGGTTCTACCA GAATCTTGGTATCGATGATACCTACTTTGCTCTTGAGAACGTAGAGACGGTTGCAGACCACATCCTCGCTCTTTTTGGCGCCAAGATCATGGCCTACACCAAGCACTCCAACAGCCTCGAGATTGACCTCGAGAAAGAGTCCGAAAATGGCGCCGTCTTCATCCACTCGTCCCAGGCCGGCAAGTCGCAAGCCGATGGTCCTCAGTGGGAACGTCGCATTGATGCAAACTACCTGGACAAGTCGTCTGTCGACAAGGCTTACCGTCTGGAGACCTACCGCTCCGCTGGCTCTGTCTCGGCCCAATCtcaacagcagcttcgATGCTACTTCTTGGCAAAGTGCAACTTTGTCGAGCCTCGTCCTGCGCCCGACTCGCCCAGCTACGCCGATATTCGCGCCGTCTCGGACAAGACCTTCCTCACCAAGGCGAGCGacaacacgctcgacatcTACCAGAGCATCATGGACGAGGTTCTCCGCCGACAAGGCCCCGTCATCGAAATGTTTGAGGTCGAGGGCAGCCGAGAGCGCAGAATCGTCATTGGCTACCGCATGGGCACCACCAACAGCTTCTTCAGCGCCCTCTCGGATCTCTATCACTTTTACGGCCTCTTTTCCTCGCGCAAGTACGTCGAGCAGTTCTCCAACAACGTGaccatcatctcgatctACCTCAACCCGCTACCGGCCTCCAACAGCCCTCCCATCGAGCACTCAATCCATCAGGTGATGAAGGAGGCTTCGCTCATCTATGTCCTGCCGGACAACCCCTTCTTCCAGCCAGCTCTCGCAGAGAACACACATGCTGTCCAGGAGGCCACTTATGCCTACGTAGGCTGGCTCTTTGCCCAGCACTTCTGTAACCGGCTCGGGCAGGCCTATCAGGCGTTGCGAAACGTGCTTAACGAGAACGACTCGCAGCAAGCCGCCATCCTCAATGAGATCAAGCTCCGCTTCCGTGAAGAGACTTTCACTCGACAGTCGATTCAAGAAGTCATCGAGAACCACCCCACTCTTATCCGCCTCCTCTATGTCCACTTTGCCAACATTCACTACCCTGGCGGTGCTGACGACCAGGAGCTCGTTCCCACGCTCTCGTACCAGCGCCTCGTCAAGGAAGAAGTGCTCGATGACAACCAGATGTACGACCGCATCCGCAAGGCTGCCAACAACTCGCACGAGCGCCAGGTTCTCGAGGctttcctcttcttcaacAAGGCCGTCCTCAAGACTAACTTTTACACCCCTACCAAGGTCGCGCTTTCCTTCCGTCTCGACCCCGGCTTCCTCCCCGAGGTTGAGTACCCCGTCAAGCCGTATGGTATCATATTTGTCGTCGGCGCTGAGTTCCGTGGCTTCCACGTCCGTTTTCGTGACGTTGCCCGAGGCGGTATTCGTATCGTCCGCTCGAGGAATCGCGAAAACTACTCGATCAATCAGCGTACTTTGTTTGACGAAAACTACGCACTGGCATCGACACAGCATCTCAAGAACAAAGAGATCCCAGAAGGCGGTGCTAAGGGTACCATCCTACCcacgctcgacgccaaTCCAAAGCTCGCCTTTGAAAAGTacgtcgacgccatcctcgacttGCTCATCAAGGGTCAAACCCCTGGCGTCAAGGAGGAGATTGTGGACCTCCTCGGCAAAGAGGAgatcctcttcctcggccCGGACGAGGGCACTGCCGACCTCATGGACTTTGCTGCCGAGcacgctcgcgctcgtgGCGCTCCTTGGTGGAAGTCCTTCACCACGGGCAAAACTGCTGCCACTCTTGGTGGCGTCCCGCACGACGTCTGGGGGATGACTTCACTGTCGGTGCGTCAGTACATCATCGGCATCTACAGAATGCTTGGTCTTAAGGAACAGGAGGTCACCAAGGTTCAGACTGGTGGTCCCGACGGCGACCTTGGCTCGAACGAGATCCTTTTGTCGGTCGACAAGACGGTAGCTAtcatcgatggcagcggTGTCATTTACGATCCCGTTGGTCTTAACAGACAGGAGTTGGTGCGCCTTGCCAAAGCGCGCAAGATGATCTCGGAGTTTGACGCTTCCAAGCTCAGCGCAAACGGTTACCGCGTTTTGGTCGAGCAGAACGATATCAAACTCCCCACGGGCGAGGTGATCCCAGACGGCGTGGCCTTCCGAAACTCGGCTCACCTCCGATTCAAGGCTGATCTGTTTGTTCCATGCGGTGGTCGTCCCGAAGCCATCAACATTTCCAACGTCAACCAGCTCTTTGATCAGGATGGAAAGCCTCACTTCAAGTACATCGTCGAGGGCGCCAACCTCTTCATCACCAGGCAAGcccgactcgagctcgagaagcgcgGCGTCATCCTCTACCCAGACGCCTCGGCCAACAAGGGCGGTGtcacctcgtcatcgcttGAAGTGCTCTGCGGtctctcgctcgaggatgccgaATATGTCGAGTCGATGCTGTTCAAGGATGGCAAACCCACCAATTTCTACCTTTCCTACGTTCGCGACATTCAGACCATCATCGGTCGCAATGCTCGCGCCGAGTTCGAGGCGATCTGGCGCGAGAACATTGAGACGGGCAAGCCGCGctcgaccatctcgaccgAATTGAGCACCACACTCAACAAGCTCTccgaggagctcgaggctaCCGATCTCTTCTCCAATGAGCAGCTGCGTTCCGCCGTGCTTGGCCAAGTCTTCCCTCCTACGCTCATCAAGAAGGTGGGTCTTGCTAAGCTCATCGAGCGCATTCCCGAGGCGTACGCGCGCTCGGCATTTGCTGCCAAGGTCGCCGCCAGCTTCGTTTACGCCAACGGCCCCAATGCCAGCCACGTCGACTTCTACAAGCACATTTCAACGCTATTGGCCCCGCAGTTGGCTTCTGCACCGGCGGCTCAGCAGTAA
- a CDS encoding putative proteasome core particle subunit alpha 5, with amino-acid sequence MFLTRSEYDRGVNTFSPEGRLFQVEYALEAIKLGSATVGIATKEGVVLGVEKRVQSKLLESSSIEKIMEVDQHLGAAMSGLTADARTMIEHARVTSQNHAFTYDEEIKVESVTQAVCDLALRFGESTAGDEAMMSRPFGVALLIAGIDEKGPQLFHADPSGTFVRYDAKAIGSGSEGAQTELQDKYRKDMTLKEAEILCLRVLKQVMEEKLDQNNIQLATVTPRIAKDGRQSGQFGIMKEEQLQALIAEM; translated from the exons ATGTTCTTGACAAGATCCGAGTATG ACCGTGGTGTCAACACATTCTCGCCCGAGGGTCGTCTCTTTCAGGTCGAGTACGCACTAGAAgccatcaagctcggctcAGCGACCGTTGGAATTGCCACGAAGGAAGGAGTCGTGCTTGGTGTCGAGAAGCGAGTGCagtcaaagctgctcgagtcgtcgtcgatcgaaAAGATTATGGAGGTGGACCAGCACTTGGGTGCAGCGATGAGTGGCCTCACTGCCGATGCGAGGACCATGATCGAGCACGCGCGCGTCACTTCACAGAACCACGCCTTCACGTACGATGAAGAGATCAAGGTCGAATCGGTGACGCAAGCTGTTTGTGATCTCGCGCTCCGCTTCGGAGAGTCGACAGCAGGCGACGAGGCCATGATGTCGAGACCGTTCGGTGTGGCACTCTTGATCGCAGGTATCGACGAAAAGGGACCACAACT TTTCCACGCGGATCCTTCTGGTACTTTTGTTAGGTATGATGCCAAGGCGATTGGAAGCGGCTCCGAAGGTGCTCAGACCGAACTGCAAGACAAATACAGGAAGGATATGACATTGAAGGAAGCCGAAATCCTCTGTCTGCGCGTACTCAAGCAGGTCATGGAAGAGAAGTTGGATCAGAACAATATACAATTGGCCACAGTCACACCAAGGATTGCCAAGGACGGTCGCCAGTCTGGTCAATTCGGCATCATGAAGGAGGAACAACTCCAGGCTCTAATTGCCGAGATGTAG
- a CDS encoding uncharacterized protein (related to 3-oxoadipate enol-lactone hydrolase), which produces MPRIPYRYPAAGADPIADAIRERRGARGLTPLDGSLLNAPAIANGWNTLLGATRTKNSIPDDVREMMILRVAAHNSANFEWIQHAPVAEKAGCTTAQLAAVRDVRAPLSTSSVLSPLAKAALALADDMTTKVKVQDSTFALLKSAFANNVKELGDSGKLDGFEGEDLVNRKLAEATLTVAVYNMVSRFLVAIDVDDRANTPVPKPEGSEHVQDQATLSLPVNGPSSSAGRGLVQLPDGQLLSTRVHFHSMTAPWIVLVNSLMTNLSMWDAVIPALSSRFNILSYDQRGHGSSAIPAEPCTIAQLSDDVAFLLDSLAVKKAYAVIGVSQGGATALSFALRHPDRYEKLVACDTQPSTPAANVAAWDERIALARSKGMDELAAVTVPRWYGPGSQASAECRARTEEMVKATQVEGFAAGARALQNYDLIQDGIVEAFSKASSSRHLLLAGEADGKLPETLQAFTSKLAEAGANAEFVSIPSAGHLPMCDNPDAWLEPVLKFLA; this is translated from the coding sequence ATGCCACGAATCCCTTATAGATATCCGGCGGCCGGCGCGGACCCGATTGCCGATGCCATCCGAGAACGACGGGGAGCCCGAGGACTCACTCCACTAGACGGGTCGTTGCTCAATGCGCccgccatcgccaacggcTGGAATACGCTGTTGGGAGCTACCAGGACCAAGAACTCAATTCCCGATGATGTGCGAGAGATGATGATCCTGCGTGTTGCCGCGCACAATTCGGCCAACTTTGAATGGATCCAGCATGCGCCTGTCGCTGAAAAGGCCGGCTGTACCACCGCGCAGCTGGCAGCGGTACGTGATGTGCGAGCACCCTTGTCGACGTCCTCGGTGCTTAGCCCACTTGCAAAGGCCGCACTCGCGCTCGCCGATGACATGACCACCAAGGTCAAAGTTCAAGACTCAACCTTTGCGTTGCTCAAGTCGGCTTTCGCCAACAACGTCAAGGAGCTCGGCGACAGCGGCAAGCTAGATGGATTCGAGGGCGAAGATCTAGTCAATAGGAAGCTTGCAGAGGCTACGCTCACGGTGGCCGTGTACAACATGGTGTCTCGTTTCCTTGTTGCTATTGATGTCGACGACCGTGCTAACACGCCAGTTCCGAAGCCTGAAGGCAGCGAGCACGTCCAAGATCAAGCTACTCTCTCCCTTCCTGTCAATGGACCCAGCTCATCAGCAGGCAGAGGCCTCGTGCAGCTTCCAGATGGTCAGCTGCTGAGCACGCGTGTCCATTTCCACAGCATGACAGCTCCCTGGATCGTTCTAGTCAACTCGCTCATGACCAACCTGAGCATGTGGGATGCCGTCATTCCGGCACTTTCGTCACGCTTCAACATTCTTTCCTACGACCAGAGAGGACACGGTAGTTCTGCTATTCCTGCTGAGCCTTGCACGATTGCACAGCTTTCAGATGACGTCGCCTTCTTGCTGGATAGTCTGGCGGTGAAGAAGGCGTATGCGGTGATTGGAGTGTCTCAGGGTGGTGCCACCGCCCTTTCCTTTGCGCTGCGTCATCCAGACAGGTACGAGAAGCTGGTGGCTTGTGATACGCAGCCAAGCACACCTGCTGCCAATGTGGCTGCTTGGGACGAGCGCATTGCCTTGGCTAGGAGTAAGGGAATGGATGAACTGGCGGCTGTCACGGTGCCACGATGGTATGGTCCTGGTTCGCAGGCTAGCGCAGAGTGCAGAGCAAGGACAGAAGAGATGGTTAAGGCGACACAGGTAGAAGGCTTTGCCGCCGGTGCGCGCGCTCTGCAGAACTACGATCTGATTCAGGATGGCATTGTGGAGGCGTTCAGCAAAGCGTCTTCGAGTCGTCATCTGCTCCTTGCTGGCGAAGCGGACGGCAAGCTTCCAGAAACGCTCCAAGCGTTTActtccaagctcgccgaggcGGGCGCCAACGCGGAGTTCGTCAGCATCCCCAGCGCTGGACACTTGCCCATGTGCGACAATCCAGacgcttggctcgagccTGTTCTTAAGTTTCTTGCCTGA
- a CDS encoding 60S ribosomal protein uL22, whose product MVRYAFDDSKLAEKTAKSRGQYLRVHFKNTRETAAAVNGMKLQKAYAYLGNVVEKKQCIPFRRFNGGVGRTQQAKEFKTTQGRWPVKSVKFLLALLKNAEANAEAKGLETEELVIRNIVIQQAPKTRRRTYRAHGRINPYEGHPIHAEILLSEPAAQVPKAASTDVVRLNKRQIAQKRVAAARAIKA is encoded by the exons ATG GTCCGATACGCTTTCGACGACTCTAAGCTCGCGGAGAAGACCGCCAAGTCGCGCGGCCAGTACCTCCGTGTTCACTTCAAGAACACTCGCGAGactgccgccgccgtcaACGGCATGAAGCTCCAGAAGGCTTACGCTTACCTCGGCAACGTTGTTGAGAAGAAGCAGTGCATCCCCTTCCGCCGCTTCAACGGAGGTGTCGGCCGCACCCAGCAGGCCAAGGAGTTCAAGACCACTCAGG GTCGATGGCCCGTCAAGTCGGTCAAGTTCCTGCTTGCCCTTCTCAAGAACGCCGAGGCTAACGCTGAGGCCAAGGgcctcgagaccgaggaACTCGTTATCCGCAACATTGTGATCCAGCAGGCTCCCAAGACCCGTCGTCGCACGTACCGTGCTCACGGTCGTATCAACCCTTACGAGGGTCACCCCATCCACGCCGAGATCTTGCTTAGCGAGCCTGCCGCCCAGGTTCCCAAGGCCGCCTCGACTGATGTTGTCCGCCTGAACAAGCGCCAGATTGCCCAGAAGCGCGTTGCTGCCGCTCGTGCCATCAAGGCCTAA
- a CDS encoding putative poly(A) polymerase yields MPTSASAVEPALGGGPTRNLGVTPPIATNGPTSREIEVTKTLVAELEKQGVFESDEESKIREVILGKLDAMVKDFVYRVSISHGMSETLARSAGGKIFTFGSYRLGVHGPGSDIDTLCVVPKHVQREDFFSVFESMLKEREEVTEVAGVPTAHVPLIAAKFMGVDIDFTFARLALPRVEDNLSLEDDNLLRNLDERDVRSLGGSRVTDGILRLVPNIHVFRMALRCIKLWAQRRAIYSNVMGFLGGVAWAMLTARICQLYPNEAAGAIVSRFFIILYQWKWPQPVLLTQIEDGPLSVRVWNPKLYPSDRLHRMPIITPAYPGMCATHNVSQSTQMVMTSEFKRAAEVVDRVIIGKTNWDELFAKHDFFFKYKYYLQVIASSGSADLQLKWHGTVESKIRQLVMKLELVPTITCAHPFIKGFDQVSECWNDHEVRLVATGDIPEEVAQRTQKVAALPETDEAKQAAAEEAARVTEGKEGHRMIYTTTFYIGLSIEPKLAGEGPRKLDISYPTAEFTGKVKQWEQYDEASMGIVVRHIKWTQLPGYVFEGGENRVSAAAVSKVNGKRAKSGNKKKNGSDATTSVGAQAATGQTNGTYADSDTLTAVDNGDAEMASPTKKQRIVPDTLGATASTPTLPLQAETASKELENFQLATGNHPIAASTNTAANR; encoded by the exons ATGCCGACATCAGCGTCAGCAGTGGAACCAGCCCTCGGCGGTGGACCGACTAGGAACCTCGGCGTCACTCCACCCATCGCTACCAACGGACCTACTTCGAGAGAGATAGAGGTAACTAAGACGCtggttgccgagctcgaaaagcagGGAGTTTTTGAAAGCGATGAAGAGAGCAAGATTCG CGAGGTAATTTTGGGCAAGCTAGATGCTATGGTCAAGGACTTTGTCTACCGCGTTTCAATATCCCACGGCATGTCAGAAACGCTTGCCCGCTCAGCGGGCGGCAAGATCTTCACTTTCGGCTCCTATCGTCTCGGTGTGCACGGACCAGGATCCGATATCGATACGCTCTGCGTCGTTCCCAAGCATGTTCAACGCGAAGATTTTTTCTCGGTCTTTGAAAGCATGCTAAAGGAGCGCGAGGAAGTCACTGAGGTAGCAGGTGTCCCCACAGCACACGTGCCCCTAATTGCGGCAAAGTTCATGGGCGTCGATATCGACTTCACCTTTGCTCGTCTAGCATTACCCAGGGTCGAAGACAATCTTTCACTCGAAGATGACAACCTGCTGCGCAACCTAGACGAACGCGATGTACGAAGTTTGGGTGGCTCGCGAGTGACGGATGGTATTCTGCGACTGGTACCCAACATTCACGTCTTCCGTATGGCGCTTCGATGCATCAAGCTCTGGGCACAGCGCCGTGCCATCTACTCGAACGTCATGGGGTTTCTAGGCGGTGTTGCATGGGCCATGTTGACCGCTCGAATCTGCCAGCTCTATCCCAACGAAGCGGCGGGTGCCATTGtctcgcgcttcttcaTCATTCTCTACCAGTGGAAGTGGCCTCAGCctgtgctgctgacgcAGATCGAAGATGGGCCTCTGTCGGTGCGCGTGTGGAATCCCAAGCTCTACCCGTCGGATCGACTTCACCGCATGCCAATCATCACTCCAGCTTATCCAGGCATGTGTGCAACCCACAACGTATCTCAGTCGACGCAGATGGTCATGACCTCTGAGTTCAAGCGTGCAGCTGAGGTAGTCGATCGCGTCATTATCGGCAAGACCAACTGGGACGAGTTGTTTGCCAAGCACGACTTTTTCTTCAAGTATAAATACTATCTCCAGGTCATCGCCTCTTCAGGATCTGCAGATCTGCAGCTCAAGTGGCACGGTACCGTCGAGTCCAAGATTCGTCAGCTCGTAatgaagctcgagctggtgcCGACCATCACATGCGCACATCCCTTTATCAAGGGATTTGATCAGGTGTCAGAATGCTGGAACGACCATGAAGTTCGGCTCGTTGCTACGGGCGATATTCCGGAAGAAGTGGCACAACGAACGCAAAAGGTCGCAGCTCTGCCCGAAACGGACGAAGCCAAGCAGGCTGCGGCGGAAGAAGCCGCCAGAGTGACTGAAGGGAAGGAGGGTCACCGAATGATTTACACTACCACTTTTTACATTGGTCTCAGCATTGAACCCAAGTTGGCCGGCGAAGGTCCccgcaagctcgacatcaGCTATCCCACCGCTGAGTTTACAGGGAAGGTCAAGCAGTGGGAGCAGTACGATGAGGCTTCGATGGGCATTGTCGTGCGTCACATTAAGTGGACGCAGCTTCCGGGATACGTGTTTGAAGGCGGCGAGAACCGTGTCTCTGCCGCAGCGGTGAGCAAGGTCAACGGCAAGCGGGCCAAATCCggcaacaagaagaagaacgGCAGCGATGCTACTACTAGCGTTGGTGCTCAGGCAGCTACAGGGCAGACGAATGGCACATATGCCGATAGCGACACCCTGACGGCTGTAGACAATGGTGATGCCGAAATGGCTTCGCCGACCAAAAAGCAACGCATCGTTCCCGACACCCTAGGTGCTACAGCGTCAACGCCTACACTCCCACTGCAAGCAGAAACCGCCTCGAAAGAGCTCGAAAACTTCCAGCTCGCTACCGGCAATCATCCCATCGCCGCTTCTACAAATACTGCAGCCAACCGCTGA
- a CDS encoding uncharacterized protein (related to ENT3 - cytoskeletal adaptor), translating into MDFDDIGSKLANLTMYDVKSLYRQARNYALNVSEIEAKVDEATNDDPWGASSTLMQEIAQATNNFQDFNEIMPTIYRRFMEKEAREWRQIYKALQLLEYLVKHGSERVVDDARSHLATIKILRNFHYIDEKGKDQGINVRNRAKELAELLSDVDRIRQERRKARSNKTKYTGGGNGEFVPGSGTGRYGGFGSDSYWAGGGAAPGAGSSSGGGRGATARDSFEEYDAGDYEETPSDRPRPSSSTARAGGSHSQTSAPAKKEAPKVADLFSFDDDDDQPAAAAAPAVKPTPAAAPAPANDAFGDDFDDFQGAPAAPVKTATTPSAQPQAASFDFFDSAPAVAPSAPKSAASSGVMSPIQSSKPTTPVATAGNTTAASRPAASTNSSFNFDDLWAASSGKTNTAGKQKMSMAEMAKNQSSSALFASSSAAQPAAQQAQKKDIFDLL; encoded by the coding sequence atgGATTTCGACGACATTGGCAGCAAGCTTGCCAATCTGACCATGTACGACGTCAAGTCACTGTACCGTCAGGCGAGGAACTATGCTCTCAACGtcagcgagatcgaggccaAGGTCGACGAGGCTACCAACGATGATCCATGGGGTGCCAGCTCCACTCTGATGCAGGAGATTGCGCAGGCCACCAACAACTTCCAAGACTTCAACGAGATCATGCCCACCATCTATCGCCGCTTCATGGAAAAGGAGGCGCGTGAGTGGCGTCAGATCTACAaggcgctgcagctgctcgaataCCTGGTCAAGCACGGTTCCGAGCGCGTAGTTGACGATGCCCGCTCTCATCTGGCTACCATCAAGATCCTGCGAAATTTCCACTACATCGACGAGAAAGGCAAGGATCAGGGTATCAACGTACGAAATCGTGCCAAGGAGCTAGCCGAATTGCTTTCCGATGTAGACCGCATCAGACAGGAGAGAAGGAAGGCCCGCAGTAACAAAACCAAGTACACTGGCGGGGGCAATGGGGAGTTCGTGCCGGGTAGCGGCACAGGTCGATACGGTGGCTTCGGAAGCGACAGTTACTGGGCTGGCGGCGGAGCTGCTCCTGGCGCTGGCAGCTCTAGCGGTGGCGGCCGTGGTGCTACTGCTCGTGACAGCTTCGAGGAGTACGATGCTGGCGATTACGAGGAAACTCCTTCTGATCGTCCAAGGCCTAGCTCGAGCACAGCCCGTGCTGGTGGTTCCCACTCTCAGACCTCTGCACctgccaagaaggaagcaCCAAAGGTCGCTGATCTTTTCAGCttcgatgacgacgacgaccagccagctgctgcagcagctccgGCTGTCAAGCCGACGCCTGCAGCCGCGCCTGCGCCTGCCAATGATGCGTTCGGtgacgactttgacgacTTTCAAGGTGCTCCTGCAGCGCCTGTCAAGACTGCCACGACGCCGTCCGCTCAGCCGCAAGCAGCCTCATTCGACTTTTTCGATTCGGCACCAGCTGTCGCTCCTTCAGCTCCCAAATCCGCCGCTTCGAGTGGTGTCATGTCGCCCATTCAGTCTTCCAAGCCAACTACGCCCGTCGCTACCGCTGGAAACACTACTGCTGCCTCGCGACCTGCAGCATCTACCAACTCATCATTCAATTTTGACGACCTTTGGGCCGCATCCTCGGGCAAGACCAATACGGCTGGAAAGCAAAAGATGTCcatggccgagatggccaagaaCCAGAGTTCGAGCGCTCTGTTcgcttcgtcctcggcaGCTCAGCCTGCGGCTCAGCAGGCCCAGAAGAAGGATATCTTTGACTTGCTCTAG
- a CDS encoding putative metalloendopeptidase contributor, whose protein sequence is MAARLFAQSSLRLARAQKVPATAATFNLRNLATAVSRQPITQTTTLSNGLTVATESNPSAQTATVGVWIDAGSRAETDRTNGTAHFLEHMAFKGTGKRSQHSLELEVENLGAHLNAYTSREQTVYYAKAFRKDVDKAVDIISDILQNSKLENSAIERERDVILREQEEVDKLKEEVVFDHLHSVAFQGQPLGRTILGPKKNILSIKREDLAEYIKTNYTADRMVLVGAGGIEHDSLVKLAEQHFGSLPVSSSPLKLGQSSSPKTSFVGSEVRIRDDTSPTCNFALAVEGVSWKSPDYFPMLVLQSIMGNWDRSLGSSPLLSSRLSHIISSNNLANSFMHFSTSYSDTGLWGVYMVSENFVQLDDLIHFTLREWQRMSTAPTEGEVERAKAQLKASLLLGLDGTTAIAEDIGRQLVTAGKRYTPQEIQAAIDSIGVQDIQRVARTYLWDADFALAAHGQVEGILDYNRIRSDLSSMIW, encoded by the exons ATGGCTGCTCGTCTTTTTGCGCAATCCTCCTTGAGGCTCGCCCGAGCCCAAAAGGTACCGGCCACCGCCGCTACCTTCAACCTTCGCAACCTGGCCACTGCCGTCTCCCGCCAGCCCATCACCCAGACCACCACTCTTTCCAACGGTCTCACTGTCGCCACTGAGTCCAACCCTTCCGCTCAGACCGCTACCGTCGGTGTCTGGATCGACGCCGGTTCGCGCGCCGAGACAGATCGCACTAACGGAACCGCTCACTTCCTCGAGCACATGGCTTTCAAGG GTACTGGCAAGCGATCGCAGCACtctcttgagcttgaggtCGAGAACCTCGGCGCCCACCTCAACGCCTACACTTCGCGAGAGCAGACCGTTTACTATGCCAAGGCCTTCCGCAAGGACGTAGACAAGGCAGTCGACATCATCTCAGACATCTTGCAAAACTCTAAGCTCGAGAACTCAGCCATCGAGCGTGAGCGTGATGTGATCCTTCGTGAGCAGGAGGaggtcgacaagctcaaggaggaGGTCGTTTTTGACCACCTTCACTCTGTCGCCTTCCAGGGCCAGCCGCTTGGCCGCACCATTCTCGGCCCCAAGAAGAACATCCTCTCGATCAAGCGCGAGGACCTTGCCGAGTACATCAAGACCAACTACACTGCTGACCGCATGGTCCTcgtcggtgctggtggtaTTGAGCACGACTCTCTcgtcaagcttgccgagcaaCACTTTGGTAGCCTCCCCGTCAGCTCGAGCCCCCTTAAGCTCGGACAGTCTTCGTCGCCCAAGACGAGCTTTGTAGGCTCCGAAGTCCGCATCCGTGACGACACCTCGCCCACCTGCAACTTTGCTCTTGCCGTCGAGGGTGTCTCGTGGAAGTCGCCCGACTACTTCCCCATGCTTGTGCTCCAGTCCATCATGGGCAACTGGGACCGATCGCTCGGCTCAAGCCccttgctctcgtcgcGTCTCTCGCACATTATTTCGTCCAACAACCTCGCCAACTCGTTCATGCACTTCTCCACCTCGTACTCGGACACTGGTCTCTGGGGTGTCTACATGGTTTCGGAAAACTTCGTTCAACTCGATGACTTGATCCACTTCACACTTCGTGAGTGGCAGCGAATGAGCACTGCTCCCACCGAGGGTGAGGTGGAGCGTGCCAAGGCTCAGCTCaaggcgagcttgttgctcgGCCTCGACGGAACCACCGCCATTGCCGAGGATATTGGACGACAGCTCGTCACCGCCGGCAAGCGATACACTCCACAGGAGATCCAGGCAGCTatcgactcgatcggcGTCCAGGACATCCAGCGTGTTGCACGTACCTACTTGTGGGATGCTGactttgctcttgctgcacACGGACAGGTTGAGGGTATCCTTGACTACAACCGAATCCGATCCGACCTTAGCAGCATGATCTGGTAA